A genomic window from Dermacentor silvarum isolate Dsil-2018 chromosome 9, BIME_Dsil_1.4, whole genome shotgun sequence includes:
- the LOC119465039 gene encoding uncharacterized protein LOC119465039 has translation MDGRPIARFKMQFYGRHLKGGANFRKTGLDFVNPTTLARNFGYALSPPFWRIMYCNSRCAVVDVRQLTFTMASANQKGLLRKRQCELWVSASEEEELTTPEHYNQRKQVICEEFFKRWCDTTNLQYIYNPKTCARQI, from the exons GCCGATTGCAAGATTTAAGATGCAATTTTATGGGCGTCATCTCAAAGGAGGGGCCAACTTCCGAAAGACTGGTCTTGACTTTGTGAACCCAACGACTCTGGCGC GTAATTTCGGATATGCTCTCTCCCCACCATTTTGGCGTATTATGTACTGCAACAGCCGCTGCGCCGTTGTTGACGTCCGCCAGTTGACGTTTACCATGGCTT CTGCAAATCAGAAGGGCCTCCTTCGCAAGCGACAATGTGAACTGTGGGTCAGCGCAAGTGAAGAGGAGGAACTGACCACGCCGGAACATTACAACCAAAGGAAACAAGTCATTTGCGAAGAATTCTTCAAAAGATGGTGCGACACAACAAATCTGCAATATATATACAATCCGAAGACGTGCGCCCGACAGATTTAA